A single genomic interval of Polyangium spumosum harbors:
- a CDS encoding alpha-amylase family glycosyl hydrolase, protein MNTFTWLALSGLLVAPLLGAASCSGDDLDSYQPPDGLGGYDPGDNPPFLSGSGSGVGAGGPGQGGAGGGEPPGPPMCDDSLKRCDHVFTLADMGQSSVVVRGNFAADGWDVGVPMTKVNGQWEATVEIPYDQPVQYKYVIDGNNWINDPGNPNTIDDGFGGKNSLVTPTTCDPWTCDDPPEDSPVEAWRDAVLYFVFVDRFLDGDSTNNGAPVPNVPQATNYQGGDWQGVINRIKDGYFTKLGVNSLWLTVPVDNTELAGFGNDGHDYSAYHGYWPKDFYKAEERFGTMAKLKELVDEAHAVGITVLIDYAANHAHDSAQVYKDNPGWFWPNSNGNGDNCVCGEGCSWDGATTEKCWFTPYLPDFNYEVAAARKYNIDNAIWWWQQTGVDGFRLDALKHMHMSWLTELRSRVTAEIESVTGKHFYMVGETYTGDKALIKKYVNPSTMLDGQFDFPLRAEICSKVLMRQGTMQDLEGFMNGNDDAYGSGIMSTFIGNHDLPRVIHLAQQNPLWGDSWDGGKNMNWQNQPGLPSEQAAFERMANGFTVIMTTRGVPLIYYGDEVGLPGAGDPDNRRFMQWSGYSAGQLLLRTHLEKLGQIRKDHVALRRGKRSSLWASADTMAYEMVHPTETVYVAINRGDAQGSVGNLPSGNLTNLLTGQTVSGPTVNLPPRSSMILVQ, encoded by the coding sequence ATGAACACGTTCACCTGGCTCGCCCTCTCGGGCCTGCTCGTCGCGCCGCTGCTCGGCGCGGCGTCCTGCTCGGGCGACGACCTCGACAGCTACCAGCCGCCCGATGGATTGGGCGGCTACGATCCAGGGGACAACCCCCCCTTCCTCAGCGGCTCTGGCTCCGGCGTCGGCGCGGGCGGACCGGGCCAGGGCGGCGCGGGCGGCGGCGAGCCGCCGGGTCCGCCGATGTGTGATGATAGCCTGAAGCGCTGCGATCACGTGTTCACCCTCGCTGACATGGGCCAGTCGAGCGTGGTCGTGCGCGGCAATTTCGCGGCGGACGGCTGGGACGTCGGCGTCCCGATGACCAAGGTGAACGGGCAATGGGAAGCCACGGTCGAGATCCCCTACGACCAGCCGGTCCAGTACAAATACGTCATCGACGGGAACAACTGGATCAACGACCCGGGCAACCCGAACACCATCGACGATGGGTTTGGCGGAAAAAACAGCCTCGTCACGCCGACGACCTGTGACCCCTGGACGTGCGACGATCCCCCGGAGGACAGCCCCGTCGAGGCGTGGCGCGACGCGGTCCTCTATTTCGTCTTCGTCGACCGCTTCCTCGACGGCGACAGCACGAACAACGGCGCGCCCGTGCCGAACGTCCCGCAGGCGACCAATTACCAGGGCGGCGACTGGCAGGGCGTCATCAACAGGATCAAGGACGGGTATTTCACGAAGCTCGGCGTGAACTCCCTCTGGCTCACCGTCCCCGTCGACAACACCGAGCTCGCCGGCTTCGGCAACGACGGGCACGACTACAGCGCGTATCACGGCTACTGGCCCAAGGATTTCTACAAGGCCGAGGAGCGCTTCGGCACGATGGCGAAGCTCAAGGAGCTCGTCGACGAGGCGCACGCCGTGGGCATCACGGTGCTCATCGATTACGCGGCGAACCACGCGCACGACTCGGCCCAGGTCTACAAGGACAACCCCGGCTGGTTCTGGCCGAACTCGAACGGCAATGGCGACAACTGCGTCTGCGGCGAGGGCTGCTCCTGGGACGGCGCGACCACCGAGAAATGCTGGTTCACGCCCTACCTGCCCGATTTCAACTACGAGGTCGCGGCGGCGCGCAAGTACAACATCGACAACGCGATCTGGTGGTGGCAGCAGACGGGCGTCGACGGCTTCCGCCTCGACGCGCTGAAGCACATGCACATGTCGTGGCTCACCGAGCTCCGCTCGCGCGTCACGGCCGAGATCGAATCGGTCACGGGCAAGCATTTCTACATGGTCGGCGAGACGTACACGGGCGACAAGGCGCTCATCAAGAAGTACGTCAATCCGAGCACCATGCTCGACGGCCAGTTCGATTTCCCGCTGCGCGCCGAGATCTGCTCGAAGGTCCTCATGCGCCAGGGCACCATGCAAGACCTCGAGGGCTTCATGAACGGCAACGACGACGCCTATGGAAGCGGCATCATGAGCACGTTCATCGGCAACCACGACCTGCCGCGCGTGATTCACCTGGCCCAGCAAAACCCGCTGTGGGGCGACTCCTGGGACGGCGGCAAGAACATGAACTGGCAAAACCAGCCGGGATTGCCGTCCGAGCAGGCCGCCTTCGAGCGAATGGCGAACGGGTTCACCGTCATCATGACCACGCGCGGCGTCCCGCTCATTTATTACGGCGACGAGGTCGGCCTGCCCGGCGCGGGGGACCCGGACAACCGCCGCTTCATGCAATGGAGCGGGTATTCGGCAGGCCAGCTCCTGCTCCGCACGCACCTCGAGAAGCTCGGCCAGATCCGCAAGGATCACGTCGCGCTCCGGCGCGGCAAGCGCTCGTCGCTCTGGGCCTCGGCCGATACGATGGCCTACGAGATGGTGCACCCGACCGAGACGGTCTACGTCGCGATCAACCGCGGCGACGCGCAAGGATCCGTTGGAAATTTGCCGAGCGGCAACCTCACGAACCTGCTCACCGGGCAGACCGTGAGTGGTCCCACCGTGAACCTCCCGCCGCGCAGCTCGATGATTCTCGTGCAGTGA